CTGATTGCGCAAATGGGATTTGAGATTTGTTGCGGTAATGCCATGGCTCGTCCATTCCTTTTACTGGATGAACCGGTGCATCAATTTTCCCTAAGCGCTTCATCACATTTTCGACCATTGATTGCTTCCATTTTAATTGTCCCTCATATGAAAGGTGCTGTAATTGGCAGCCACCACACTGTGCAAAATAGTCGCATGGTGCATCTACGCGATCTGGTGATTTCGTTAAAATTTCAATAATTTTTGCAAAGCCGTAATTTTTCAATGTTTTCAAAACATGCACTTCAATTGTTTCGCCAGGAAGTGCCCCTTGAATGAATAATGGATAACCGTCGATTTTTGCAACGCCATTGCCATCATGTGTTAAATCTTCTATATAAACCGTTGTACGATCATTCTTTTTAATCGGTGCCGTCATATCAGTTCGTCCTCTCATTTCAATCTCTCTATTGTACCATGTCGCTCTAAAAATGCACTTCTAGAAATTCCATCATTTAATTCTAATAATTTTGCCTATTATAGTTTGTGTGGTATTTACTTCCTAATGCTACTATAATTTATAATTACTAATTAAGTTAAAATTTTTCAAAAAGGAGACTTACAGTATGTCTGTTCGAATGAAATTGAATTTAGGGTTTCTAACAATTGGAATGCTCATGTTAGCTTCCGTTATTTTTGCAGCTGTTCAATTTTTCCGCATTGGCAACGAAGTATCAAATGCGGTAGATGTACAAATGGCACAAATTCAGCGTATTAATGATATTCAACAAAATCTACTATTACAAAGTAATTCTGCGCGCGCTTACACGGTTGATCCGTCTCAAAAAAATTTAGAAGCCGTTACTACATATTCGAATAATCTTACCGAACTGATTGCTGAGGTAGAAAAACAAAATACCTTAAAGGATGCAACTACGCTCATTTTGAATTTACAAAATCAGCTTGCACTCATTAACGAGCAAATTTCGAAAATGACAGCTGCGGTTCAAAATCGTGACGTATCAGCAGCACTAACCATCGTTAATGGTGATTATAATTACACAAGCTCCTTCACCCATGAATTGACCGAAAAAATTGAGGTGCTTGAAAATACACAGCTCGATACAATGGCAAACGATACAAAAACACAAATTAATATTTCAACTATTGTCACTGTTGTCTTTATTTTCATTACGATTATTGTCGTAGCCAGTTATATGCTCTATACAAAGCGCGGCATTACAAAACCACTTCAAATCATTTCAAAGGATTTAGAGCAAATGGCAGACGGAAATATTAAAATTGACCATAGACCCTTTAAATCTAATGATGAAATTGGAAAGCTTTCACGTGCATTTATCACTTTGCAGCACAACTTTGAAGAACTACTATCAAATATTCAACACAACTCTGATGAACTCACAAAATCCTCAGAGCAGTTGACACATAATAGTCATGTCATTTCAAAAGAAACCGCTCAAATTCAGCAGCTTATCATGCACACTACCCAAACCTCTGAAACGATGGCTATTGGAGCAAATGAAGGTGCCGATGCAGTAGATGAAACTTCTCAAGGAATCAGTGAAATTGCGCGTGCTACACAGGAATTGTATAGCGGTGCAATGACCTTAACAGAGGCCGCAACAGCAGGTGTAGCGATTGTTGATGATGCAAACAGTCAAATGGCAACAATGCACGAATCAACGCAAAATATTTCAAAATTAACACAAGTCTTAATCGAGCAATCCGAGCAAATTAGCGCCATCACAAAAGCGATTACCGACATTGCCGATCAAACAAATTTACTAGCATTAAATGCCTCAATTGAAGCAGCGCGTGCTGGTGAGCATGGGAAAGGCTTTGCGGTCGTAGCCGATGAAGTACGCTTACTAGCCGAACAATCCAAAAAATCTGCCGAACAAATTGTTGGTCTCACGAGTACCATTCAAGCAAACTCACAAAACGTGAGCAGCGCCGTGGAAAGTAGCCTGCAATGCGCAGAGCAAAGTGTATCCGTTATTAATCGTGCTGGTCAGGCATTCCATGAAATTTCTAATTATATTGGAGAAATGTCACAGCAGGTTGAACAAATTTCGGCAACATCCCAAGAAATTTCGGCAAGTGCCGAAGAAGCTGCTGCTACTGTTATGGAAATTTCACACGGTACGGAACAAACAGCAAATAACGTAGAACAAATTGCTAATGCAACAACTGAACAGGCTGCTGTTATCCAACAAGTCGATGCATTATCTGAACGTCTTGCTGCTCAAGCATTGGAATTACGAAAAAGCCTTCATAAGTTTAAAATATAAAAAACAAGCCTTCTTTCAATGTGATTTAACAAATGAAAGAAGGCTTTAGTTAATTATCGCTCACTTTTATTATCCTTAGGTGCTACATAAAACGCCGCGACAAGTGCTACAATGACTACTAAGAACGGTGCAAAAAATATTAAAAATTCAAACATCATCCATTCCTCCTACACATGCTCGTCACGTGCCCCTTCTACATAATCCTTATCAAATACAAATAGTTTAAACAATAAATATAGCGATGGAACAAGTAGCGCCGCACCTAATATAAAGACAATAATAAGCGCAATCCCCATTTCATGATTCGTAACACTGTCATGAATTGTTAAGTACGGATACAGTAAATATGGATAATGCGAAATACCATACGCAAAAAACGCAAATGCAAACTGCGTAAATAATAAAATAATCGCCATCCCATAACTTCGCTTCATCCATATTAAATAAGTAGTAATTAAAAATAGCACACCTGAAATTGCAAACAGCCACCATACATCTATAATGCGTTCAAAGCGAAACGGATTATGCCCTTTAAATTCAATGATTATCCCGATAGCCGCAATTGCAAGTGGCGCCGACCAAATGAGTGCGTATTTACGCATTAGATTTGCTGCATTTTTGTCGCCCGCTTTATGCGCATACCATGTTAAAAATACCGCCGAAATATACAATACTGCGACAATACTCAGCACAACAATACTCCACGTCAACGGACTCGTAAATAACTCCCTATAACTAAGCTGTGGCACACCCCCAACCATTTCCACATAGCCACCTTCTGAAATCGTCAGCACGACCGACAACGAGGCTGGAATCAGAAGCCCTGCAATGCCGTAAGCCGTCGCATAACCTTTATGCCCTGCCACACCATACGATTCAAACGCATAATAGGCACCGCGAACAGATAGTAATATTAGCGAAATACTGACGGGTACTAACAATATTGTTCCGTAATAATAGGCCGTTTGTGGAAAGAAGCCGACAATCCCAACAAAGAAAAACACTAGGAATACATTCGTTACTTCCCATACAGGTGACAAGTAACGTTTAATCACACTACTCAAAATATCCGAACGATTTGTCAACACACTGTAAGCATTATAAAAGCCTGCCCCAAAATCAATCGAAGCAATAATGACATAGCCAAATAAAAACGCCCATAATACACAAATACCAATCAGTTGCAATGTCATCTTACACATCTCCTTTCGAAGAGCGTTTGGCAATTTCTTTTACGATTGGATTGTTTTTAAACATACGATGTAGCGTCACAATGCTACCAACCGCTAAAATGAAATATAAAATAGAAAACAGTATGAGCATTAGCTCCACATGATCACTCGTCGTTGCCCCTTCTGCTGTTGTCATGTAACCCCGTAAAACCCATGGCTGACGTCCAACTTCAGCTAACCACCAGCCTGTTTCAATCGCAATTACTGATAAGGGTCCACCTAAAACAACGATAAAACGAAACCATTTTGAACGAATAAATGACCACTTGCGCCAAATGGCGAGTAAATAAATAGCTGAGATAAAAAGCATAAACATCCCTATCATCACCATAACATCAAAAAAGTAATGAATATAATATGGTGGGTGTTCTTCCACAGGAAATTGATCCAGTCCAATTACTTCTGCGGTAGGATTACTGTGCGCTAACACACTAAGAATGTAGGGAATTTCTATCGCATACTTTATTTCTCCATCATCCAGAACCCCAAACAGTACAAGCGGGGCATTTTCACTCGTTTCAAAATGCCATTCTGCTGCCGCAAGCTTTTCTGGTTGGTACTCCGCTAAATACTTACCTGAGAAGTCGCCAATAATGACGGTCGCCACTGTAAAAATAAAGCCTAATTTCATCAGTAAATACAACGCTTTTTTATGATAGATATGATTTGAGCCGCGCATTAATTTATACGCTGCAATCGAGGCTAATATAAAAGCACACGTCATATACGCTGTTACGAGCACATGGGCTACCTTTGTTGGCATCGCAGGGTTGAACATGGCCACAAGTGGTTGAATATTAATCAATTGACCGTCGACCATATCAAAGCCTTGTGGCGCATTCATAAACGCATTCAAAATCGTAATAAACATCGAAGACATCGAAGCACCAATCGCTACAGGAATCAGTAATAATAAGTGCTTCTTCTGATTTTCGAAGCGATCCCATGTGTATAAGTAAATACCTAGAAATATTGCTTCAAAGAAAAATGCGAATGTCTCCAAAAAGAGTGGCAACGCAATGAGCTGTCCCGCCACCTGCATAAAATTCGGCCAAAGTAACGAAAGCTGTAAGCCCATTACCGTCCCTGTTACAACCCCAACAGCAACGGTAATTACGAAGCCACGCGCCCAACGTCTCGCCATTAAAATGTAATGTTCATCATTATTTTTAATGCCAACCCACTGCGCAATCATTATGAGAATTGGTACTCCTACCCCAAGCGTCGCATAAATAATATGAAAAGATAACGTAACTTCGGTTAATATACGACTCCAAAAAACAGCAGACTCGTTCATCGGAAAAAAAATCCCCCTCAACAATCATGTCATTATCGTTACTATACCCAACTAGTCTGCATTTGAACGGATTACATGAACAAGAGCAAAAAACCTGCAAGGAATAAAAATCCTCACAGGTTCACATAAAAACTATTCTATTACATTGATTTCACTTATATCATTTAATGGCACAAATACTTCAATATGGCGCTTTAAGTTTTGGAAGGTAGCTGGAACATCGCCACCGTACTCGCCATCTAAGTTTAAGTGCACATCTTCTTCTGAAGTTACCTCGACACGACTTGCTTTACGATAAATCAAGCGCTCATCTGACAGGTGCTCTCCACGCAATGCTAAAGAAGCAATACGAATGAAATCAGCAATATTACATTCCTTTAAAATCATGACTGTAAATAAACCATCATTAATCGATGCGTCTGGCGCGATTTTTTCGAAGCCACCTACAGAGTTTGTTAAACCACATAAAAACATCATCGCATTGCCTTCAAATTCTTCGCCGTCCATTTTAATATTCATATGTGTTGATTTAATAGAAGGAATCATTTCGATTGCTTTTAAATAATAAGCCATTTGTCCAAGTAAGGTTTTCATTTTGCTTGGTACTTCATACGTTAATTCCGTAATACGGCCGCCTGCAGCGATGTTAATAAAATAACGATCGTCATTTAATAGCCCTACATCTACTGGAATCGTTTGACCGCCAATAATGATTTCTAACGCTTCCTCAATATTACGCGGGATGTGCACGGCACGAGCAAAATCATTTGTCGTACCCATTGGAATTAAACCGACCTTTGGACGCTTTTCACATTGACTAACACCAGCCACCACTTCATTTAATGTACCATCTCCACCAACTGCAATGACCACATCGAATTCACGTTTTACCGCTTCAATCGCTGCCTTTGTTGCATCTCCAGCACCAGTTGTGGCATGACAAGATGTTTCGTAACCTGCGATTTCAAGTTTTTCTAATACTTCTGGTAAATGTTTTTTAAACGCTTCACGACCAGAAGTGGGATTATAGATTATTCTCGCTCTTTTCATAAGTTTTATCATCCTGATTTATAATATTTTTCATTCTGTTCAAAGTATACTGTTGTTTGATTTTGAAAAGCAACAAATCATTCTCTCCTTACTCGCCTCTCAAAACCTAAAAAGTTCTTACTATATTATATAGTAAGAACTCATAGTAAAAAATAGGATGTTTTGACTTAAATTTATAGAGATGGTGCTACTTTTTGTTTGAATGATTCGTAGACATAATTCCATAGCTTTGCGTCTTCTACATATTGTGCACGCATTTTTTCGTAAATGGCTTTTTGTGCCTCATCAAATGTCGGGTCCTCTTTATCTGGTAAAGTTGCACGAAGATCCATTACTAGTTGCTGTAATTCAGGTGCACGTGGACCCCAAGTTGTCGTAACTTCACCTGCTTCATTTAAAATTAAGTACATTGGAATTGCGCGACCACCGTTTGTTAAATAACGGTCAATTAAGTCCGTATCTGCATCACGAAGCGCTGTACGTACTTCTACATCAGCAGCTTCTGCAATTTTTCGGATAATTGGGTTATTAATCATCGCATCGCCACACCAATCTTCTGTAATTGCTAGAATATGCACATTTGCTTGTTTTAGTTGCTCGATAAACACATCGTCGTTAGGTAAAGTAAAGCGATCATAAATCGTAAAACTTTGTTCCTTTAGCTGCGACATATCTTCCATATAATCTCGCATTGCCTTACTTTCTTCATAATATTGTTGTTCTTTTTTCATAATATAACCACCTTTTTATTTCTTTCTCCTAATTTTGCACTATTTTTAGAAAAAAAGAAAGTTAAATGTGTCTAAATTGTTAACTAAATAAATAATTCTAAATTTTCAATACAAGATACCTTAAGTAGAATTTTAGATACATATACGACAAGATTTTTGTAATTTCGATTTATTGTATTTATATCGATCTTTAATAACATAAAATTAAGAATTTTAACAATTATTTGATTTTTTAATAAAAACAATAAATTAAATCTATTATCTTTTCTTAGTAAAATTTTTCTGATATATTGTAGTAACGCATCAAAATATTATCAGAAAATTGAGTATACATCATTTTCTAGGGGGTTTTTAGAATGAAACACAAGAAAAAAGTCGCACTTACTGCAACAGCTCTTTCATTATCAGCAATTTTAGCAGCATGTGGTGCAGAAGAAGAAAAAAAATCAACAACATCGTCAACTGGTGATGAAGAAAAAGAATTAAACCTATTAATCACATCTGAGCCACCATCATTACACCCACAATTAGCTACAGATACTACTTCAGGTGCTATTTTAGAAAACACATTTGAAGGTTTAACAACACTGAAAGACGGCGTGCCAGAATTAGCTGCTGCTGAAGACTATGTTGTTTCTGAAGATTTATTAACTTACACATTCACTATTCGTGACGCACAATGGTCAAATGGTGAAAAAGTGACTGCTGAAGACTTTGCTTACGCTTGGTTATGGGCATTAAATCCAGAAAACGCATCTGAGTATTCTACAATCCTTTACCCAATTAAAGGTGCAGAAGCTTACAACAACGGTACTGGTACTGCTGAAGAAGTTGCTGTAAAAGCAATCGACGAAAAAACATTAGAAGTAACATTAGCAGCACCAACTCCATATTTCTTAGAGTTAACTGCTTTCAAAACGTTCTACCCTATTCATAAAGCAACAGCCGAAGCAAATCCAAAATGGTACACAGAAGCTGATTCATATGTAGGTAACGGTGCATACACACTTTCTACTTGGAATCACTCTGGTGACATCGTATTAGAAAAAAGCGAAAATTACTGGGATGCTGAAAATGTAGCAATCGACACTGTAAACGTTGCAATGGTAGAATCTGAAACAACTCAAATGACTATGTTTGACGCTGGTGAAATTGATTTCTTAGGTGCTCCATACGGCACAATTTCACTTGATGCTATCGATCGTTTAAAATCAGAAGATAAATTAAACGTAACAGACCTTTCAGGTATTTACTGGTACAAATTCAATACAAAAGATGAAGTAATGCAAAACGAAAACATCCGTAAAGCATTAACATTAGCAATCGACCGTGAAAGCTTAATTTCTAACATTGTTAAAGGTGAAAAACAACCAGCATTAGGTATCGTTCCTAACTCTGTAGCAGGTTTCGGCGATGACGAAGGTTACTTCCAAGATGCTAACATCGAAGAAGCGAAAAAATATTTAGATGCTGGATTAAAAGAATTAGGCTTAGCAAGCCCTGCTGATTTAGAAGTAAAAGTTTCTTATAACACATCAGAAGCTCACTCTTCTATCGCTCAATTCATCCAACAAGGCTGGACTTCTAACTTAGGTATTTCAGTTAAATTAGACAATGCAGAGTGGCAAGTATACTTAGATAAATTAAATAACGCTGATTATCAAATTGGTCGTCTTGGTTGGTCAGCCGACTACAATGACGCTTACTCATTCTTAGAAATGTATAACTCAGCTACAAACGGTAATAACCAAACTGGTTGGTCTAGCGAAGAATATACAAACTTATTAAAAGCTTCTACTACTGAAACAGACGCTGCAAAACGTACTGAATTATTATTACAAGCTGAAAAAATCATCATGGACGACATGCCAGTTGCACCGATTTACTACCAAACAAACTTATTCATCAAAAATGATGAAGTAGAAAACATGGAACCGGATGCATTAGGTCATGTCAACTTAAAATTCGTTGACGTTAAATAATTTTCATTATTCTTGGTAAATACAAACCGTATTTGCTTCATATAAAGGA
This portion of the Solibacillus daqui genome encodes:
- the cydS gene encoding cytochrome bd oxidase small subunit CydS yields the protein MFEFLIFFAPFLVVIVALVAAFYVAPKDNKSER
- a CDS encoding thioredoxin family protein encodes the protein MKKEQQYYEESKAMRDYMEDMSQLKEQSFTIYDRFTLPNDDVFIEQLKQANVHILAITEDWCGDAMINNPIIRKIAEAADVEVRTALRDADTDLIDRYLTNGGRAIPMYLILNEAGEVTTTWGPRAPELQQLVMDLRATLPDKEDPTFDEAQKAIYEKMRAQYVEDAKLWNYVYESFKQKVAPSL
- a CDS encoding cytochrome d ubiquinol oxidase subunit II; translation: MTLQLIGICVLWAFLFGYVIIASIDFGAGFYNAYSVLTNRSDILSSVIKRYLSPVWEVTNVFLVFFFVGIVGFFPQTAYYYGTILLVPVSISLILLSVRGAYYAFESYGVAGHKGYATAYGIAGLLIPASLSVVLTISEGGYVEMVGGVPQLSYRELFTSPLTWSIVVLSIVAVLYISAVFLTWYAHKAGDKNAANLMRKYALIWSAPLAIAAIGIIIEFKGHNPFRFERIIDVWWLFAISGVLFLITTYLIWMKRSYGMAIILLFTQFAFAFFAYGISHYPYLLYPYLTIHDSVTNHEMGIALIIVFILGAALLVPSLYLLFKLFVFDKDYVEGARDEHV
- a CDS encoding peptide ABC transporter substrate-binding protein produces the protein MKHKKKVALTATALSLSAILAACGAEEEKKSTTSSTGDEEKELNLLITSEPPSLHPQLATDTTSGAILENTFEGLTTLKDGVPELAAAEDYVVSEDLLTYTFTIRDAQWSNGEKVTAEDFAYAWLWALNPENASEYSTILYPIKGAEAYNNGTGTAEEVAVKAIDEKTLEVTLAAPTPYFLELTAFKTFYPIHKATAEANPKWYTEADSYVGNGAYTLSTWNHSGDIVLEKSENYWDAENVAIDTVNVAMVESETTQMTMFDAGEIDFLGAPYGTISLDAIDRLKSEDKLNVTDLSGIYWYKFNTKDEVMQNENIRKALTLAIDRESLISNIVKGEKQPALGIVPNSVAGFGDDEGYFQDANIEEAKKYLDAGLKELGLASPADLEVKVSYNTSEAHSSIAQFIQQGWTSNLGISVKLDNAEWQVYLDKLNNADYQIGRLGWSADYNDAYSFLEMYNSATNGNNQTGWSSEEYTNLLKASTTETDAAKRTELLLQAEKIIMDDMPVAPIYYQTNLFIKNDEVENMEPDALGHVNLKFVDVK
- a CDS encoding methyl-accepting chemotaxis protein; translation: MSVRMKLNLGFLTIGMLMLASVIFAAVQFFRIGNEVSNAVDVQMAQIQRINDIQQNLLLQSNSARAYTVDPSQKNLEAVTTYSNNLTELIAEVEKQNTLKDATTLILNLQNQLALINEQISKMTAAVQNRDVSAALTIVNGDYNYTSSFTHELTEKIEVLENTQLDTMANDTKTQINISTIVTVVFIFITIIVVASYMLYTKRGITKPLQIISKDLEQMADGNIKIDHRPFKSNDEIGKLSRAFITLQHNFEELLSNIQHNSDELTKSSEQLTHNSHVISKETAQIQQLIMHTTQTSETMAIGANEGADAVDETSQGISEIARATQELYSGAMTLTEAATAGVAIVDDANSQMATMHESTQNISKLTQVLIEQSEQISAITKAITDIADQTNLLALNASIEAARAGEHGKGFAVVADEVRLLAEQSKKSAEQIVGLTSTIQANSQNVSSAVESSLQCAEQSVSVINRAGQAFHEISNYIGEMSQQVEQISATSQEISASAEEAAATVMEISHGTEQTANNVEQIANATTEQAAVIQQVDALSERLAAQALELRKSLHKFKI
- a CDS encoding diacylglycerol kinase, which codes for MKRARIIYNPTSGREAFKKHLPEVLEKLEIAGYETSCHATTGAGDATKAAIEAVKREFDVVIAVGGDGTLNEVVAGVSQCEKRPKVGLIPMGTTNDFARAVHIPRNIEEALEIIIGGQTIPVDVGLLNDDRYFINIAAGGRITELTYEVPSKMKTLLGQMAYYLKAIEMIPSIKSTHMNIKMDGEEFEGNAMMFLCGLTNSVGGFEKIAPDASINDGLFTVMILKECNIADFIRIASLALRGEHLSDERLIYRKASRVEVTSEEDVHLNLDGEYGGDVPATFQNLKRHIEVFVPLNDISEINVIE
- a CDS encoding cytochrome ubiquinol oxidase subunit I, with translation MNESAVFWSRILTEVTLSFHIIYATLGVGVPILIMIAQWVGIKNNDEHYILMARRWARGFVITVAVGVVTGTVMGLQLSLLWPNFMQVAGQLIALPLFLETFAFFFEAIFLGIYLYTWDRFENQKKHLLLLIPVAIGASMSSMFITILNAFMNAPQGFDMVDGQLINIQPLVAMFNPAMPTKVAHVLVTAYMTCAFILASIAAYKLMRGSNHIYHKKALYLLMKLGFIFTVATVIIGDFSGKYLAEYQPEKLAAAEWHFETSENAPLVLFGVLDDGEIKYAIEIPYILSVLAHSNPTAEVIGLDQFPVEEHPPYYIHYFFDVMVMIGMFMLFISAIYLLAIWRKWSFIRSKWFRFIVVLGGPLSVIAIETGWWLAEVGRQPWVLRGYMTTAEGATTSDHVELMLILFSILYFILAVGSIVTLHRMFKNNPIVKEIAKRSSKGDV